From one Nycticebus coucang isolate mNycCou1 chromosome 14, mNycCou1.pri, whole genome shotgun sequence genomic stretch:
- the LOC128564601 gene encoding cytochrome c oxidase subunit NDUFA4-like, whose product MLRQIFGQAEEHPSLIPLFVFIGARDAGAALCVLRLASFNPDVSSDRKNNPEPWNKLGPTDQYKFYSVNVCDSKLKKEGLEF is encoded by the coding sequence ATGCTTCGCCAGATCTTCGGTCAGGCCGAGGAGCATCCAAGCTTGATTCCCCTCTTCGTATTTATTGGAGCCCGAGATGCTGGAGCTGCACTGTGTGTCTTGCGTCTGGCATCGTTCAATCCAGATGTTAGTTCAGACAGAAAGAATAACCCAGAACCATGGAACAAACTGGGTCCCACTGATCAATACAAGTTCTACTCAGTGAATGTGTGTGATAGCAAACTGAAGAAAGAAGGTCTAGAATTCTAA